ACAATCGACCTGTTAAGGGCCGAGATTGCCCAAGTTAGGGTGGCCCTGCAGCAGTATCGGGCATCCTTGTAAAGGGATTAGCTTTGTGTCTTGTTTTTTTATGCCGCAGTTTGCTGATTGAGGAGTTTGAGTGTCTGCCGTTTCCAAGGAACCCGTATCAGAATCTTCAGTTACCCCACCTGCTCTGCCGGTAGGGGAATTGAATGGTTCCGCTGCAGGAGTGACAATCCACCCGTCTGAGATTTCGGAACCGGCTCACGCCTCTTCCCTGGCCCCTCAACTCCCTGAGGAAACGGTCGACAAAGGGGCCCCTTTTAGCCAAAACGCTTACCGCTGGAACCGGGGTCGCTACTCTCGCAGCCGTCGGTTTGTTGATATCTGGAGCTTTGTCCTGAAGCTATTGGGCTCTCGCTGGCTTTACAACAAGCCCTGGAGCTACAACGGAGCTATGACTCCCGAAAAGCAGACGGCCCGTCGCCGCCGTCAGGCTGCGTGGATTCGGGAAACCCTGCTGGATCTAGGGCCCACCTTCATTAAGGTAGGACAGCTGTTTTCGACCCGAGCCGACATTTTTCCCATTGAATATGTAGAAGAATTGTCTAAGCTTCAAGATCGGGTGCCTGCGTTTAGTTATGAGCAGGCCCGAGAGATAATTGAGGCTGACTTGGGTAAGCCGATTCACGAGCTGTACCGCACCTTTGACCCCATTCCGCTAGCCGCTGCCAGCCTTGGGCAGGTGCATCGGGCTCAGATGCACTCTGGGGAAGAGGTTGTAGTCAAGGTGCAGCGGCCTGCCTTAAAGTCTTTGTTTGAAATTGACCTGTCTATTCTCAAGGGGATTGCTCGCTATTTCCAAAGTCACCCTGAGTGGGGCCGAGGCCGAGACTGGCTAGGCATCTATGATGAGTGTTGCCGAATTTTGTGGCTAGAGATTGACTACCTTAATGAAGGCCGTAACGCCGACACTTTCCGTCGCAACTTTCGTTTAGAAGATTGGGTGAAGGTGCCTCGCGTATTTTGGCGTTTGGCCTCGCCCCGCGTGCTTACCCTGGAGTATATGCCCGGCATCAAGATCAGTCACTACGAGGCGCTAGAAGCGGCTGGACTAGACCGTAAGCGGCTGGCGCGGCTGGGAGCCCAGGCATACCTACAGCAGCTCCTGAACGATGGGTTTTTCCATGCCGATCCCCATCCTGGCAATATTGCTGTTAGCCCCGGTGGAGCCCTTATTTTTTACGACTTTGGCATGATGGGCCAGGTGCAGCCCATGACTCGACAGCGGCTGATG
The window above is part of the Pseudanabaena sp. FACHB-2040 genome. Proteins encoded here:
- a CDS encoding AarF/ABC1/UbiB kinase family protein; the protein is MAPQLPEETVDKGAPFSQNAYRWNRGRYSRSRRFVDIWSFVLKLLGSRWLYNKPWSYNGAMTPEKQTARRRRQAAWIRETLLDLGPTFIKVGQLFSTRADIFPIEYVEELSKLQDRVPAFSYEQAREIIEADLGKPIHELYRTFDPIPLAAASLGQVHRAQMHSGEEVVVKVQRPALKSLFEIDLSILKGIARYFQSHPEWGRGRDWLGIYDECCRILWLEIDYLNEGRNADTFRRNFRLEDWVKVPRVFWRLASPRVLTLEYMPGIKISHYEALEAAGLDRKRLARLGAQAYLQQLLNDGFFHADPHPGNIAVSPGGALIFYDFGMMGQVQPMTRQRLMGTFMGVAQRNADQVMNSLVDLGALVEMEDMGPIRRSIQYILDNLMDKPFEEQSVNAISDDLYAIAYDQPFRFPATFTFVMRAFSTLEGVGKGLDPEFNFMEAARPFATQLIMAPGNSSETNSILGELSRQAAQVSTSALGLPRRIEDTLDKLERGDIRVRVRSIETDRMLRRVSSVNMANTYATLVGAFTLSATLLLVFEFLWVAAIAGALAAVTGIAFIRTVLRVNRADRLP